Below is a genomic region from Candidatus Glassbacteria bacterium.
CGTAATATTTAGTATAGATACCCGGTTCCAGCGTGAATCCCAGGCCGGGCATGATCTCGCGGTTATCGAGGAACAGATAGCTGTCGAACCGCACACCGAAATTGCGTCCGCGGCGGTTCAGGTTGTAGCCCAGCGGACGAGGAAGAACGTGCGGGTCCCTGCCCAGCAGCGGCCGCGCCGCCTCGTCGACTTCCCTGCCTGTCAGGCTTTTTCCACCTTTGATCCGGCGGGCTACCAGCGCCAGGGCCGTGTCGGCGGCGGCTGTGATACGGTTCCAGCTTTGTTTCATTCCTCCCGGCACGGAATCGGCGACCACCACTGTCCAGCCCAGCCGGGCGAACATCGCCTCCTCGTGGTCCTTCCTGCGGGCGGCGACCTCGAGATAGACCACGCTGTCCCGGCCGATTTCAACTCGTTCCTTTTTTGATTTTGACGGCACGTGGCTTTCCCGCAGCGTGTGCGCGCCAACCGCAACCATTACCGGCTCCACCTCCTCGAGGTCCAGATCGTCCAGATTCCTGCTGATATGGCGGGCCAGGTCGTAATCGGTTATTCGCTTGCCACGGCTTATCCTGTCGCGCAGACGTTCGAGCGCGACAGGCAGAATGGAGTCCAGCCTGGCGGCGGCGTACTTGTGGCTCTCGACCTCATCGACAGTCCAGCGCGTGTGGTAGAACGACAGCAGCGAACCGGAGGGCCTGAACTTCAGGCCGATCTCCTTCAGCAGCTCGACCGTACCCAAATCCACTTGGGACACCTCCGAGACCTCGAGCCTCGGCGAATAGTTAAGCGCGATATCGCGGGCCACCGTAAAGACGCGGTCGGCAAGAGCCTGCT
It encodes:
- a CDS encoding M24 family metallopeptidase; translated protein: MSLRLWPVLIAFCSWHVFTPGRSAAEIIPATGRDLISPQIYTSMQNWMLDKRFDGWLFTGHGRFGDIEEELLGLRGETNHRWFIFYGGMSTLRKPFLIYHPDDEHLFEGVAFYPTTYRSYDEMKQALADRVFTVARDIALNYSPRLEVSEVSQVDLGTVELLKEIGLKFRPSGSLLSFYHTRWTVDEVESHKYAAARLDSILPVALERLRDRISRGKRITDYDLARHISRNLDDLDLEEVEPVMVAVGAHTLRESHVPSKSKKERVEIGRDSVVYLEVAARRKDHEEAMFARLGWTVVVADSVPGGMKQSWNRITAAADTALALVARRIKGGKSLTGREVDEAARPLLGRDPHVLPRPLGYNLNRRGRNFGVRFDSYLFLDNREIMPGLGFTLEPGIYTKYYALRLCTNLFLEGDREVTLSAPLQRKLIPALADPALLIEAFLPPLD